A genomic region of Barnesiella viscericola DSM 18177 contains the following coding sequences:
- a CDS encoding AMP-binding protein, whose product MNNKSFNKYIERAIKENWERIALSDFDGVSYHYKDIARKIAKIHLLLESAGIEKGDKVAICGKNSAHWAVAFFAAITYGAVPVPILHEFKADNIHHIVNHSEAKLLFVGDGVWENLNGSLMKNLRGIFLLNDFSLLQSESERLINTRNRLNEYFGRKYPSRFTPEAVSYYEDSPEELAVINYTSGSTGFSKGVMLPYRSLWSNVEFCLEHLPFLKASDGIVCMLPMAHMYGMVIEMIHPFAKGCHLHFLTRVPSPKIIMDAFAAVKPKLIIAVPLIIEKIIKTKVFPLLDKPLMKLMLKVPFLDNQLLTKINDRLSETFGGNLVQMIIGGAALNREVELFLRRIGFPLTVGYGMTECGPLISYAPWDETRIGSCGRIVDRMEGRVDSPDPAHIVGELQVKGANTMLGYYKNDEATQAIFTPDGWMKTGDLCTIDEDGFVYLRGRNKNMILGPSGQNIYPEEIEDRLNNMPYVCESLIVEQEGKLVALVYPDIENAQRSNLAGHALETQMEEDIATLNKELPAYSQISRLKIYYEEFEKTPKRSIKRYLYQNN is encoded by the coding sequence ATGAATAACAAGAGTTTTAACAAATACATCGAACGAGCCATCAAAGAGAATTGGGAACGCATCGCACTGAGCGATTTCGACGGCGTATCCTACCACTATAAAGACATAGCCCGCAAAATTGCCAAGATACATCTGCTGCTCGAAAGCGCAGGTATCGAAAAGGGCGACAAGGTTGCCATTTGCGGCAAAAACTCGGCCCACTGGGCAGTGGCCTTCTTTGCAGCGATTACCTACGGAGCCGTGCCCGTGCCCATTCTACATGAGTTCAAAGCAGACAACATTCACCACATTGTCAATCACTCCGAAGCCAAACTCCTTTTCGTGGGCGACGGCGTGTGGGAAAACCTCAACGGGAGCCTGATGAAAAACCTGAGAGGAATTTTCCTGCTTAACGACTTCTCCCTGCTGCAATCGGAAAGCGAACGGCTTATCAATACGCGCAACCGGCTGAACGAATATTTCGGCCGCAAATATCCCTCACGCTTTACCCCCGAAGCGGTCAGCTATTACGAGGATTCGCCCGAAGAACTGGCGGTCATCAACTACACCTCGGGCTCGACCGGATTTTCCAAAGGGGTGATGCTCCCCTACCGCAGCCTGTGGTCGAATGTCGAGTTCTGCCTCGAACACCTGCCCTTTCTGAAAGCCAGTGACGGCATCGTGTGCATGCTGCCGATGGCCCATATGTACGGCATGGTCATCGAAATGATACACCCCTTTGCCAAAGGGTGCCACCTGCATTTCCTCACCCGGGTACCCTCGCCCAAAATTATCATGGACGCCTTTGCCGCCGTAAAACCCAAGTTGATTATCGCCGTCCCCCTCATCATCGAGAAGATTATCAAGACCAAGGTCTTCCCGCTGCTGGACAAACCCTTGATGAAACTGATGTTGAAAGTTCCCTTCCTCGACAACCAGTTGTTGACCAAAATCAACGACCGGCTTTCCGAGACCTTCGGCGGGAACCTCGTGCAGATGATTATCGGCGGAGCCGCCCTCAATCGCGAGGTCGAGCTGTTCCTGCGTCGCATCGGGTTTCCCCTGACCGTGGGCTACGGCATGACCGAGTGCGGGCCTCTTATCTCCTATGCCCCTTGGGACGAAACCCGCATAGGCTCATGCGGACGAATCGTCGACCGCATGGAGGGACGCGTCGACTCGCCCGACCCCGCACATATCGTGGGCGAATTACAGGTAAAAGGAGCCAATACCATGCTGGGATACTACAAGAACGACGAGGCCACCCAGGCCATCTTCACCCCCGACGGGTGGATGAAAACCGGCGACCTCTGTACCATCGACGAAGACGGATTCGTCTACCTGAGAGGCCGCAACAAGAATATGATTCTGGGCCCCTCGGGGCAAAACATATACCCCGAGGAGATTGAAGACCGGCTGAACAACATGCCCTATGTGTGCGAATCGCTCATCGTCGAGCAGGAGGGCAAACTGGTGGCGCTCGTCTATCCCGACATCGAGAATGCCCAGCGCTCCAACCTGGCCGGTCATGCTCTCGAAACCCAAATGGAAGAGGACATCGCCACCCTCAATAAAGAGCTGCCCGCTTACAGTCAGATAAGCCGGTTGAAAATCTACTACGAGGAGTTTGAGAAGACCCCCAAGCGGAGCATCAAACGATACCTCTATCAAAACAACTGA
- a CDS encoding Coenzyme F420 hydrogenase/dehydrogenase, beta subunit C-terminal domain, with the protein MIKITDKRDCCGCAACVQCCPKRCISLREDEEGFLYPDVNIEECIDCHLCEKVCPWIDRPDKQQPLEVLAVKNRNDEERMASSSGGVFILLAKKVIERGGVVFGAVFSVDCLCHGVPSPGIWRRYLHEAVGGADYKDQITGIEFRNKYLGGWKNFSFLITGKTNDENKVLYSETHGKNAYMRGFLSNLYLRPSCYSCKSKNGASHSDLTLADFWGIDVISPDVYDDKGVSLIIVSSEKGKSLLYSLDVDVYESSLVVAKTMNGAFKEKTVSHPKRKKFFEQFDKCSSVIKLIEDNSKPTFKIRLRNKINYLNQKMIKFKR; encoded by the coding sequence ATGATAAAGATAACTGACAAGCGTGATTGTTGTGGATGTGCTGCCTGTGTCCAATGTTGTCCCAAGCGATGTATATCTCTGAGGGAAGATGAAGAAGGCTTCCTGTATCCAGATGTCAATATTGAAGAATGTATTGACTGTCATCTTTGCGAGAAGGTATGTCCATGGATAGATCGTCCAGATAAACAACAGCCCTTGGAAGTCCTTGCTGTAAAGAACCGGAATGATGAGGAGCGAATGGCAAGTTCTTCTGGCGGTGTATTTATTCTCCTTGCAAAGAAGGTAATTGAAAGAGGTGGTGTTGTTTTTGGTGCGGTATTTTCTGTAGATTGTTTGTGTCATGGCGTACCGAGCCCTGGCATTTGGAGGCGTTATCTGCATGAGGCTGTTGGTGGAGCTGATTATAAAGACCAAATAACAGGAATAGAATTCAGAAACAAATACTTGGGAGGTTGGAAAAATTTTAGTTTCCTAATCACAGGTAAAACAAATGATGAAAATAAAGTATTGTATTCAGAGACTCATGGCAAGAATGCCTATATGCGGGGATTTCTTTCTAATTTATATTTACGACCAAGTTGTTATTCCTGTAAAAGCAAGAATGGAGCCAGTCACAGTGATTTGACATTGGCTGATTTTTGGGGGATAGACGTAATTTCGCCAGATGTTTATGATGATAAAGGGGTTAGCCTAATCATAGTTAGTTCAGAAAAAGGTAAGTCGTTATTATATTCATTAGATGTTGATGTATATGAATCTTCTCTTGTTGTGGCAAAAACAATGAATGGAGCGTTTAAGGAGAAGACGGTCTCACATCCTAAAAGAAAGAAATTTTTTGAACAGTTTGATAAGTGCAGCAGTGTGATTAAATTAATTGAAGATAATTCAAAACCAACCTTTAAAATTAGATTGCGGAATAAAATCAATTATCTTAATCAGAAAATGATAAAATTCAAGCGATAA
- a CDS encoding ATP-binding protein: MTIEKRNQFMTFDRKLFFSIASLFIVFIAIILLFEYRLEKENRQQSLNALLQDYNELIYSQVKDQNLEQVSIDSVIRNITSKTLRVTIISAQNGEVILESQYDSIPDNHLNRPEIQQALRGKEGYAIRYSQTHKKNYFYSAKRCGDWVVRSSIPFERENLSILNPNKEFIYFMVGISIFAILLLYYFCRSLGKSIAALSQLAQQAEAEKPIHITIKSGVDDIGNITQSLTHIYDNLLRTKEKLSIEQEKLFKHLQFSKEGLAFFSKEKRIIMANNLFIQYLSLITDNTLSPADYLFKEENLKKINDFISQKLYDPNVKEEFISETMTLDKGSRTFLIECIIFQDHTFEIAINDITQQEQESRVKRQLTQNIAHELKTPVSSIRGYMETILTTQMDEERKKMFMERCYAQSKRLTDLLRDISMLNRLDESKDLYDTDKVDLQKIITEVIGESQAALTEKEMTVETRNLHDQMLLNGNYSLLYSIFRNLTDNAIAYAGQGTHITIDCYLEDEQYYYFSFSDNGVGVPEEHLNRLFERFYRVDKGRSRKLGGTGLGLAIVKNAVLFHKGEIWVKNVPSGGLNILFSLKKN; the protein is encoded by the coding sequence ATGACAATCGAAAAGCGTAACCAGTTTATGACTTTCGATAGAAAACTGTTCTTTTCTATCGCCTCTCTCTTCATAGTCTTTATTGCTATTATCCTCCTTTTTGAGTACCGGCTCGAAAAAGAGAATCGGCAACAGTCGCTCAACGCGCTCCTGCAAGACTACAACGAACTCATCTACTCCCAAGTCAAAGACCAGAATCTCGAACAGGTCTCCATCGACTCGGTTATCCGCAACATCACCAGCAAGACTTTGAGGGTGACCATCATCTCGGCACAAAACGGCGAGGTGATACTCGAAAGCCAATACGACTCCATACCCGACAATCACCTGAACCGTCCCGAGATTCAGCAGGCCCTGCGCGGGAAAGAGGGTTACGCCATTCGTTACTCACAAACTCACAAAAAGAACTATTTCTACTCGGCCAAGCGGTGTGGCGACTGGGTGGTGCGCTCCTCGATTCCCTTCGAGCGGGAGAACCTCTCCATTCTCAACCCCAACAAAGAGTTTATCTACTTCATGGTGGGTATCTCTATCTTTGCCATACTGCTACTTTACTATTTTTGTCGCAGCCTGGGCAAATCGATTGCCGCCCTCAGCCAGCTGGCTCAACAGGCCGAAGCCGAGAAACCGATACACATCACCATCAAATCGGGGGTCGACGACATCGGCAACATCACCCAGAGCCTCACCCACATCTACGACAACCTGCTGCGCACCAAAGAGAAGCTCTCCATCGAACAGGAGAAGCTGTTCAAGCACCTGCAATTCTCCAAAGAGGGATTGGCTTTCTTCTCCAAAGAGAAAAGGATAATCATGGCCAACAACCTCTTTATCCAATACCTCAGCCTCATCACCGACAACACGCTGTCACCGGCCGACTATCTGTTCAAGGAGGAGAATCTGAAAAAGATCAACGACTTTATCTCTCAAAAACTGTATGACCCCAATGTGAAGGAAGAGTTCATCTCCGAGACGATGACTCTCGACAAGGGCAGCCGCACGTTCCTCATCGAATGTATCATCTTCCAGGACCACACCTTCGAAATTGCCATCAACGACATCACCCAACAGGAACAGGAGAGCCGCGTGAAACGGCAGTTGACCCAAAACATCGCTCACGAACTTAAAACGCCCGTGAGCAGTATCAGGGGATACATGGAGACCATACTCACCACCCAAATGGACGAGGAGCGCAAAAAAATGTTCATGGAGCGGTGCTACGCCCAGTCGAAACGATTGACCGACCTGCTGCGCGACATTTCGATGCTCAACCGGCTCGACGAATCGAAAGACCTCTACGACACCGACAAGGTCGACTTGCAGAAGATTATAACCGAAGTCATCGGTGAGTCGCAGGCCGCCCTGACCGAAAAAGAGATGACGGTTGAGACCCGCAACCTGCACGACCAGATGCTACTCAACGGTAACTATTCGTTGCTCTACTCGATTTTCAGAAACCTCACCGACAATGCCATCGCCTATGCCGGGCAGGGCACTCACATCACAATCGACTGTTATCTCGAAGACGAGCAATACTACTATTTCTCCTTCTCAGACAACGGTGTGGGTGTTCCCGAGGAACACTTGAATCGTTTGTTCGAGCGATTCTACCGGGTAGACAAAGGGCGTTCTCGCAAGCTCGGCGGCACCGGTTTGGGACTTGCCATCGTTAAAAACGCCGTACTCTTCCACAAAGGTGAAATATGGGTTAAAAATGTTCCGTCGGGCGGACTCAATATTCTTTTCTCTCTGAAAAAAAACTAA
- a CDS encoding polysaccharide pyruvyl transferase family protein: protein MKIGLLTLPVGIGYGGIMQAFALKTVLTRLGHEVIVIRRIRKKHKLKRIIRRTIKKYVFGKKDTIIFIDRKNEIEYPIVTKNIQPFIDNYLKPFSPTYLTSSEFKNINSLGFDAIVVGSDQVWRPGFMDKVEDYFLYGIDNRIKRYAYAASFGVSTWIYTNKQTKRCKNAAKNFSAISVREKSGVDLCKQHLNVDSILVLDPTLLFDGDFYMSYVKEHDQAKEHKICAYILDRSSDKMSVLDNLSKSLHKDYFFAASENENEEAPLEKRIAPSIEEWLDSFFSSDCVFTDSFHGCAFAIIFRKPFYVYINKERGAERFYSLAKLLGLEQCIISENTNLSDIPRIDWVKVEENLSKMRDISNRFLSQIK, encoded by the coding sequence ATGAAAATAGGACTTTTAACATTGCCAGTAGGGATTGGCTACGGCGGAATTATGCAAGCATTTGCATTAAAGACAGTCTTAACACGGTTAGGGCATGAAGTGATTGTAATTCGTCGTATAAGAAAGAAGCATAAATTGAAACGTATAATCAGGCGAACAATAAAAAAATATGTTTTTGGGAAAAAGGATACGATAATATTTATCGATAGGAAAAATGAAATTGAATATCCCATAGTGACAAAGAATATACAACCTTTTATAGACAATTATTTAAAACCTTTTTCACCGACATATTTAACATCTTCGGAGTTTAAGAATATTAATTCGCTTGGTTTTGATGCAATTGTTGTCGGTAGCGATCAAGTTTGGCGTCCGGGTTTTATGGATAAGGTTGAAGATTATTTTTTGTACGGCATTGATAATCGGATAAAAAGATATGCCTATGCCGCTTCGTTTGGAGTTAGTACATGGATATATACAAATAAACAGACAAAGCGATGTAAAAATGCCGCTAAGAATTTTTCGGCAATAAGTGTCCGGGAGAAGTCGGGTGTGGATTTATGTAAACAGCATTTGAATGTTGATTCTATTTTAGTTTTAGATCCGACCTTGTTATTTGATGGCGATTTCTACATGTCTTATGTAAAAGAGCATGACCAGGCCAAAGAACATAAAATATGTGCATACATATTAGATCGTTCTTCTGATAAAATGAGCGTGCTTGATAATTTGTCGAAGTCATTACATAAGGATTATTTTTTTGCTGCCAGTGAAAATGAAAATGAAGAAGCCCCTTTGGAAAAGCGTATAGCCCCGAGTATAGAGGAGTGGCTTGATTCATTTTTTTCATCTGATTGTGTCTTTACAGACTCTTTTCATGGATGTGCTTTCGCTATAATATTTAGAAAGCCATTTTATGTGTATATAAATAAGGAGCGTGGAGCAGAACGGTTTTATTCTTTGGCAAAACTTTTGGGCCTTGAACAGTGTATCATATCTGAAAATACAAACTTGTCAGATATTCCAAGGATAGATTGGGTTAAAGTTGAGGAGAATTTATCTAAAATGAGGGATATATCAAATCGTTTCCTTTCACAGATAAAATGA
- a CDS encoding ArnT family glycosyltransferase, with product MNMPKISSRFSLFLLLLIISTLTIIPYLGLTNFHTKGEPREAIVTVSMLQNDNWILPVNNGSDIAYKPPFFHWCIAALSLPTGEVTEFTSRLPSALAVIIMSAMCFLFFAKRSRNDIAFLSALLLLSGFEVHRAAMASRVDMVLTCFIVLALLQLYRWWEHHLRGIPVWAILFMSIATLTKGPVGIILPCTVIGVFLLLQKVSLWKTIYKVLPLALLACILPLAWYYAAYLQGGDTFLQLVMEENFGRFLGKMTYESHEQPVIYYFYITLAGWLPWSLLVIMSLFVLKYKRPKGTVRQYWNRFKEYIAHMDRMRLFSLLAIVIIFVFYCIPKSKRSVYILPIYPFIAYFLAEYMLYLLKQKPQVWRVFSIFIASVGTLLLVILLLVKSGIADRYHEILPDDMAYYMTALAESWNIVSIISGICIVFLIYDIYKSKRYLTYNNRYIYSVVALFFGIQLMLDASTLPVILNAKSMKPFADKVVAEVPEGKIYSYVSTPMLHFFIINFYTQDRVVEFERETPQAGYLLVGEHDFNYIREKYGEEYTFTPTLRSDRKGNDVKDFVLLLDFQKRDSAED from the coding sequence ATGAACATGCCTAAAATAAGTTCCAGATTCTCGCTGTTTCTACTGCTGCTCATCATCAGTACCCTCACCATCATACCCTATCTGGGGCTAACCAATTTCCACACCAAAGGCGAGCCGCGCGAAGCCATCGTCACCGTGAGCATGCTGCAAAACGACAACTGGATTCTGCCCGTCAACAACGGGAGCGACATAGCTTACAAACCACCCTTCTTCCACTGGTGCATCGCCGCCCTTTCGCTCCCCACGGGCGAGGTTACCGAATTTACCTCGCGCCTGCCGTCGGCTCTGGCCGTCATCATCATGTCGGCCATGTGTTTCCTGTTCTTCGCCAAGCGAAGCCGCAACGACATAGCCTTCCTGTCGGCGCTCCTGTTGTTGTCGGGGTTTGAGGTACACCGAGCCGCCATGGCCTCGCGAGTCGACATGGTGCTCACCTGTTTCATCGTACTGGCCCTGCTGCAACTGTACCGTTGGTGGGAACATCACCTGCGGGGTATCCCCGTGTGGGCCATTCTCTTTATGAGCATCGCCACCCTCACCAAAGGGCCCGTAGGTATTATTCTGCCTTGTACCGTCATCGGAGTGTTCCTGCTCCTGCAAAAGGTATCGCTCTGGAAAACCATTTATAAAGTCCTGCCCCTAGCCCTGCTCGCCTGCATTTTGCCCTTGGCCTGGTACTACGCAGCCTACCTGCAAGGAGGCGACACCTTCCTGCAACTGGTGATGGAAGAGAATTTCGGCCGATTCCTGGGCAAAATGACCTACGAGTCGCACGAGCAACCCGTCATCTACTATTTCTACATCACGCTGGCGGGTTGGTTGCCCTGGTCGCTGCTGGTAATCATGTCGCTCTTTGTCTTGAAATACAAGAGACCGAAAGGCACGGTGAGACAGTACTGGAACCGATTCAAGGAGTATATCGCTCACATGGACCGCATGAGGCTGTTCAGCCTGCTGGCCATTGTCATTATCTTTGTGTTCTATTGCATACCCAAAAGCAAACGGTCGGTATATATTCTCCCCATCTATCCTTTCATCGCCTATTTCCTGGCCGAATACATGCTCTATCTGCTTAAACAGAAGCCTCAGGTATGGCGAGTATTCTCGATTTTCATCGCCTCGGTAGGAACGCTGCTGCTGGTCATTCTACTGCTGGTCAAGAGCGGGATCGCCGACCGCTATCACGAAATCCTGCCCGACGACATGGCCTACTACATGACGGCACTGGCCGAATCGTGGAATATCGTGTCGATTATCTCAGGTATCTGTATTGTATTCCTCATCTACGACATCTACAAAAGCAAGCGTTACCTCACCTACAACAACCGATATATCTATTCGGTCGTAGCCCTCTTCTTTGGCATACAGCTCATGCTCGACGCTTCGACGCTGCCGGTCATACTCAATGCCAAGTCGATGAAACCGTTTGCCGACAAAGTCGTTGCCGAGGTGCCCGAAGGGAAAATATATTCGTATGTCTCGACACCCATGCTACACTTTTTCATCATCAACTTCTACACCCAGGACCGGGTGGTCGAATTTGAGAGAGAAACTCCCCAAGCGGGTTATCTGCTGGTGGGCGAACACGATTTCAACTATATCCGCGAGAAGTACGGTGAAGAATATACCTTCACCCCCACCCTGCGCAGCGACCGCAAAGGCAACGACGTGAAAGATTTCGTCCTGCTCCTCGACTTCCAAAAACGGGATTCTGCCGAAGATTGA
- a CDS encoding response regulator transcription factor translates to MANYKILVVDDEEDLCEILKFNLEVEGYEVDTANSAEEALQMHLADYNLLLLDVMMGEMNGFKMASLLRKNEKLKHIPIIFLTAKDTEDDKLMGFNIGADDYISKPFSIREVIARVKAVLRRSAEKVTPEVLQFERLYIDPVKKRAFIDQEELPLTKKEFEILSLLLSHPGQVFSREEILSKIWTDEVYVLDRTIDVNITRLRKKIGEYGKHIVTRLGYGYCFETH, encoded by the coding sequence ATGGCCAATTACAAGATTTTAGTTGTAGACGACGAAGAAGATTTGTGCGAAATTCTGAAATTCAACCTCGAAGTAGAGGGTTATGAGGTCGACACGGCCAATTCGGCCGAAGAGGCCCTGCAAATGCATTTGGCCGATTACAACCTGTTGTTGCTCGATGTGATGATGGGCGAAATGAACGGGTTCAAGATGGCCTCGCTGCTGCGCAAAAACGAAAAATTGAAACACATTCCCATCATATTCCTCACGGCCAAAGATACCGAGGACGACAAACTCATGGGATTCAACATCGGGGCCGACGACTACATCTCGAAACCCTTCTCCATACGCGAGGTCATCGCACGGGTCAAAGCCGTGCTGCGACGGAGTGCCGAGAAGGTGACTCCCGAAGTCCTGCAATTCGAACGCCTCTATATCGACCCGGTAAAGAAGAGAGCCTTCATCGACCAGGAAGAGTTGCCGCTCACCAAAAAAGAGTTTGAAATACTTTCGCTCCTGCTCTCCCACCCGGGGCAAGTATTCTCGCGGGAGGAGATTCTGTCGAAGATATGGACCGACGAGGTCTATGTCCTAGACCGAACCATCGACGTAAACATCACCCGCCTGCGGAAAAAGATAGGCGAATACGGCAAACACATCGTTACCCGCCTCGGATACGGGTATTGTTTTGAGACCCATTGA
- a CDS encoding MATE family efflux transporter: MSQTSENNKRIAKNTLFLYVRTLFIMLVTLYTSRVVLNALGVSDYGVYNVVGGVVAMFGFINSSMSSATQRYITFALGKGDRENLHKVFSTALQIHVLISVLIVILGETVGLWFMYEKMQIPADRMNAAFWVLQCSIVSTVVMIVSVPYNADIIAHEKMSVFAYISILEAVLKLAVAYALVVSSFDKLILYGFLILVVQIFIRFCYSHYCNKHFPESKYRHVWDKSLFKEMTGFAGWSMFGNLSAVLFGQGLNMLLNVFFGPVVNAAQAVAVQVQNAIQQFVGNFQMALNPQITKTYARGEKDEMHRLMFRSARFSFYLLFLLSLPVLFETDFILTVWLKTVPENTVDFLRIMICTSLIYTLANPLIVANQATGKVKKYQAVCGTILLMILPVSYVCLRLGCPAYSVFIVHFVMELLTQLARMVMLRPLIGISIKDYFINIYAKVGVVALLAVIAPLLVYRIMDDTVLRFFLISVICVLSVAFVSYSVGLSRTERAFVRSKISTVYNKFLHR, from the coding sequence ATGTCTCAAACATCAGAGAATAATAAACGAATTGCGAAGAACACGTTGTTTTTGTATGTGCGTACGCTTTTTATCATGCTTGTTACGCTATATACAAGCCGGGTTGTTCTTAACGCTCTTGGTGTTTCGGACTATGGTGTTTACAATGTGGTGGGTGGGGTCGTAGCAATGTTCGGATTTATTAATAGTTCCATGTCATCTGCTACCCAGCGATACATCACTTTTGCCTTGGGTAAAGGAGATCGGGAAAATCTGCATAAAGTATTCAGTACGGCGTTGCAGATTCATGTATTGATTTCAGTATTGATTGTAATTCTTGGAGAAACGGTTGGTCTGTGGTTTATGTATGAAAAGATGCAGATACCAGCCGACCGTATGAATGCTGCCTTCTGGGTACTTCAATGTTCGATAGTATCTACCGTTGTGATGATTGTCAGTGTGCCGTATAATGCTGATATAATAGCACACGAGAAGATGTCCGTTTTTGCCTACATTTCCATTCTTGAAGCTGTATTAAAACTTGCCGTAGCTTATGCTCTCGTCGTTTCTTCTTTTGACAAGTTGATCCTTTACGGATTTCTTATTTTGGTCGTGCAGATATTTATTCGTTTCTGTTACAGCCATTATTGCAATAAGCATTTCCCAGAATCAAAGTATCGTCACGTGTGGGATAAGTCCCTGTTTAAGGAAATGACAGGATTTGCAGGGTGGAGTATGTTTGGAAATCTGTCGGCAGTACTGTTTGGTCAGGGTCTCAATATGTTGCTTAACGTCTTTTTCGGGCCTGTTGTCAATGCAGCCCAAGCCGTTGCCGTGCAGGTTCAGAATGCCATACAGCAGTTCGTAGGTAATTTTCAGATGGCGTTAAATCCGCAAATAACCAAGACTTATGCAAGAGGTGAAAAAGATGAGATGCACAGGCTTATGTTCCGCAGTGCAAGATTTTCGTTCTACCTCCTTTTCCTGTTGTCGTTGCCGGTCCTTTTCGAAACCGATTTTATACTTACCGTCTGGTTGAAGACTGTCCCGGAGAATACGGTAGACTTTCTGCGTATAATGATTTGCACATCTTTGATTTATACATTGGCCAATCCTTTGATTGTAGCCAATCAGGCAACTGGTAAAGTCAAGAAATACCAGGCTGTATGTGGCACGATACTTCTGATGATACTACCTGTCTCTTATGTCTGTTTACGACTTGGGTGTCCGGCTTACTCCGTGTTCATTGTCCATTTTGTTATGGAGTTATTGACCCAACTTGCGCGCATGGTTATGCTCCGTCCTTTGATTGGTATTAGCATAAAGGACTATTTTATAAATATATATGCAAAGGTTGGTGTGGTTGCATTATTGGCAGTCATAGCTCCACTTCTAGTATATAGAATTATGGACGATACCGTTCTGCGCTTTTTCCTGATTTCTGTTATATGTGTATTATCTGTTGCTTTTGTATCATATTCTGTGGGATTGTCAAGAACGGAAAGGGCTTTTGTCCGTTCCAAGATAAGTACTGTATATAATAAATTTTTACACCGATGA